The Acidimicrobiales bacterium genome contains the following window.
CTCGTTCCCGCTCACCGTGACGACGCGGACGGCGGTGTGCCCGCGCCGGGCCAGCTCGTCCGTGGCCGCCGCGACGAGCGCCCCACCGAGCCCGCGACCCCGCGCACGGGGCGCCACAGCCACGGCGAGCACCTCGGCGCAGGCGCCCGCGTGCGACCCGGCCGGGTAGCGGAGCGTCTCGACAACCCGCCTCGCCGCGCCGAGGAGGCGGGGCCCGGCGGCGACCGCCACGCGCAGCGCATCCCGTGCGAGGAACGACCGGTAGAGGGCGCCCGTGCTCTCGGCCGCTGCGACGAACCCCACGATCTCGCCGTGGTCGTCGGCGACGAGCAGGACCGTGCCGGGGTGGCGGGCGATGCGGCGGTAGAGGCAGGCCAGGAAGCGTGGGCCGAGCGACGACAAGAAGCCGTCGGCGATCTCGGAGGCGTGCAGACGGGCGACGGAGGGCACGTCGGGTTCGGTCGCGGTCCGGATCACGCCGCCACCGCCCGGCGCCGCCGGCCGCCCCCCAGCAGGCGGTCGTAGACGGCGAGGGTGAGGTCGATCACACGCTGCTGGTCGAAGTCGCGGATCGCCTTTTCCCGAGCCGCCGTGCCCAGTCGCCGGCGGAGGGCAGCGTCGCCGGTGAGCCCGGCGAGGGCGGCGGCGAGGGACGGGACCTCGCGTGGCGGCACGAGCAGCCCGGTCCGCCCGTGCTCCACCACCTGGCGGCAGCCGCGCACGTCGGTGGCCACCACGGGCAGGCCCATGGCCGACGCCTCCATGGCGGAGCGGGGGAACCCCTCGCGGTACGACGGGAGCACGAACACGTCGCTCGCCGCGTAGAGCGCCTCCACGTCGTGGCGCAGGCCGAGGAACCGGACGCCGGCCGCCGCCTCCGCCCGGCGCTGTTCCTCGGGCGGGACGGCATCCCCCTTGTCGGGGTCCGCCGGGCCGACGACGACGACCCGGGCTTCCGGCGCGGCCGACCGCAGCAGGCGGGCCGCCGCGAACAGCTCCCGGAAGCCCTTCTCCCCCACCAGTCGGCCGACGGCCAGGCACACCACGTCCCGGGGACCCACGCCGAGCTCGGCGCGCCGGGCGGCCACCACCTCGTCGGGGACACGGGCGCGGTCGAAGCGGGCCAGGTCG
Protein-coding sequences here:
- a CDS encoding GNAT family N-acetyltransferase — its product is MIRTATEPDVPSVARLHASEIADGFLSSLGPRFLACLYRRIARHPGTVLLVADDHGEIVGFVAAAESTGALYRSFLARDALRVAVAAGPRLLGAARRVVETLRYPAGSHAGACAEVLAVAVAPRARGRGLGGALVAAATDELARRGHTAVRVVTVSGNEPAIALYRRCGFRRAGTLVLHRGTASQVLERR
- a CDS encoding glycosyltransferase family 4 protein translates to MRAHRRVVHVTTTDISLALLLGPQLSAFAAAGYEIVGVSAPGMFVAGLEAAGIRHVPLRHSTRAMAPARDAAAFGELVSVFRRLRPDLVHTHNPKPGILGRVAARVAGVPAVVNTVHGLYATADDRLARRAVVYGLERAAAAFSHAELVQNGEDLGTLARLGVPREKLVLLGNGIDLARFDRARVPDEVVAARRAELGVGPRDVVCLAVGRLVGEKGFRELFAAARLLRSAAPEARVVVVGPADPDKGDAVPPEEQRRAEAAAGVRFLGLRHDVEALYAASDVFVLPSYREGFPRSAMEASAMGLPVVATDVRGCRQVVEHGRTGLLVPPREVPSLAAALAGLTGDAALRRRLGTAAREKAIRDFDQQRVIDLTLAVYDRLLGGGRRRRAVAA